From Helicobacter anatolicus:
GGCACTTCACCATAGTGATCAAACTCCATAGAATAAGTACCCCTACCTTGAGTCGCAGAACGTAAATCTGTAGAATATCCAAACATCTCAGCCAACGGAACAAAAGCATTAACGATCTTTAACCCCATTCTATCTTCCATAGAATTAATCTGACCTCTTCTACGATTTAAATCCCCAATAACATCTCCCATATACTCTTCTGGAATCTCTACTTCCACTTTCATTAAAGGCTCTAGTAATACCGCATTTGCATCTCTACAAGCATCTTTAAATGCCATAGAACCAGCAATCTTAAATGCCATTTCAGAACTATCAACATCATGATAACTTCCATCATAAAGAGTAACTTTAAAGTCTACCACAGGATATCCCGCTAAAACACCACTTTGCATAGCTTCTTGTATCCCTTTATCTACGGCAGGAATATATTCTTTTGGAATTACACCCCCACTAATTTCATTAACAAATTCATAGCCAGTACCTGCTTCTTTTGGCTCAAGTTTAATGAAAACATGACCATATTGTCCTCTACCGCCAGATTGTTTTGCATACTTGCATTCTTTATTTACTGAACTTCTAATTGTTTCTCTGAATGCAACTTGCGGTTGTCCTACTTCTGCTTCTACTTTAAATTCTCTTTTTAATCTATCTACAATAATCTCCAAGTGAAGCTCGCCCATACCGCCAATCAAAGTTTGACCGGTTTCTTCCTGCGTACTTACTCTAAAGCTTGGATCTTCTTCTGCCAACTTGCCTAAAGCAATACCCATTTTTTCTTGATCAGCTTTTGTTTTTGGCTCCACTGCAATATGAATTACTGGCTCTGGAAACTCCATTCTTTCTAGAATTACAGCTGCTTTTTCATCACAGAGAGTATCCCCTGTCAAAGTATCCTTTAAACCAACAAAAGCACAAATTTCTCCAGCATAAACCTCTTTAATATCTTCTCTTTTATTAGAGTGCATCTTCAATAATCTACCAACTCTTTCTTTCTTGCCTTTAGTAGAATTTAACACATAACTTCCAGACTCCAATACTCCTCTATAAGCACGAACAAATGTAAGTTGTCCAACAAATGGATCTGTCATAATCTTAAATGCAAGACCAGCAAAAGCACCATTATCTGTTGATTCTACACGAATCTCTTCTTCTGTTTTTGGATCAACACCTTTAATATCCGCAACTTCTGTAGGTGCAGGAAGAAAATCAACTACTGCATCAAGTAGAGTTTGAACTCCTTTATTCTTGAAAGATGAGCCACATAACATAGGAATAAGCGTCATATTATGGCAACCAATTTTAATACCTTTTTTAATTTCTTCAATCGTAAGCTCTTCGCCACCAAGATATTTTTCCATTAACGCTTCATCTTGCTCTGCAGCAGATTCTAATAATTTTTCTCTATACTCTTGTGCTTTATCTTTTAATTCTGCAGGAATTTCCTCAACATCATATTTTGCACCCATTGCATCATTATTCCATACAAGCGCTTTCATCTGGATAAGATCCACAACACCCTTAAAATTATCTTCTGCACCAATTGGAATATTAATAGGGACAGGATTTGCTTTTAATCTTTGCTTAATCTGCTCTTCTACATTATAAAAATTTGCCCCGATTCTGTCCATTTTATTAACAAAAACCATTCTT
This genomic window contains:
- the fusA gene encoding elongation factor G; amino-acid sequence: MARTTPLNKIRNIGIAAHIDAGKTTTSERILFYTGVSHKIGETHDGTATMDWMDQEKERGITITSAATTCFWNGHQINLIDTPGHVDFTIEVERSMRVLDGAVAVFCSVGGVQPQSETVWRQANKYGVPRMVFVNKMDRIGANFYNVEEQIKQRLKANPVPINIPIGAEDNFKGVVDLIQMKALVWNNDAMGAKYDVEEIPAELKDKAQEYREKLLESAAEQDEALMEKYLGGEELTIEEIKKGIKIGCHNMTLIPMLCGSSFKNKGVQTLLDAVVDFLPAPTEVADIKGVDPKTEEEIRVESTDNGAFAGLAFKIMTDPFVGQLTFVRAYRGVLESGSYVLNSTKGKKERVGRLLKMHSNKREDIKEVYAGEICAFVGLKDTLTGDTLCDEKAAVILERMEFPEPVIHIAVEPKTKADQEKMGIALGKLAEEDPSFRVSTQEETGQTLIGGMGELHLEIIVDRLKREFKVEAEVGQPQVAFRETIRSSVNKECKYAKQSGGRGQYGHVFIKLEPKEAGTGYEFVNEISGGVIPKEYIPAVDKGIQEAMQSGVLAGYPVVDFKVTLYDGSYHDVDSSEMAFKIAGSMAFKDACRDANAVLLEPLMKVEVEIPEEYMGDVIGDLNRRRGQINSMEDRMGLKIVNAFVPLAEMFGYSTDLRSATQGRGTYSMEFDHYGEVPSNIAKEIIEKRKG